From Psychroflexus torquis ATCC 700755, the proteins below share one genomic window:
- a CDS encoding VIT1/CCC1 transporter family protein — protein sequence MTEPSKDLDDYLHQHYIHRSNWLRAAVLGANDGILSTASLAIGVAAASDLREPILIATLAGLVAGALSMAAGEYVSVSSQTDVENADIEREKIELEKMPEVELQRLADIYEHRGLSKETALIVAKELTKKDALAAHVRDELGITEISQAKPIQAAMASGAAFTIGGALPFLVTLFFPLDHVEYGLYGSALFFLIVLGALAAKTGGFSVSKAILRITFWGTVAMGLTALVGYMFNVSV from the coding sequence ATGACAGAACCTTCTAAGGACCTAGACGATTATCTACACCAGCATTACATCCACAGGAGTAATTGGTTACGAGCAGCTGTTCTAGGAGCAAACGATGGGATTTTATCAACAGCGAGTCTCGCTATTGGAGTAGCTGCTGCCAGTGATTTGAGGGAGCCTATTCTTATCGCTACTTTAGCAGGATTAGTGGCTGGTGCCTTATCTATGGCTGCTGGAGAATACGTTTCGGTAAGTTCGCAGACAGATGTTGAAAACGCAGACATCGAGCGAGAGAAAATAGAGTTAGAGAAGATGCCAGAAGTTGAACTACAAAGGCTTGCCGATATTTATGAACACCGTGGTCTCTCTAAGGAAACCGCACTAATCGTGGCCAAAGAACTCACCAAAAAAGATGCTTTGGCAGCCCATGTTAGAGATGAATTAGGGATTACGGAGATAAGTCAAGCCAAGCCCATTCAGGCTGCGATGGCTTCTGGAGCTGCCTTTACTATTGGTGGAGCTCTCCCTTTTTTAGTCACCCTTTTCTTTCCCTTAGACCATGTGGAATATGGTCTATATGGCTCTGCTTTGTTTTTCCTTATTGTTCTAGGAGCCCTGGCAGCAAAGACTGGAGGCTTTAGTGTCTCTAAAGCTATCCTTAGAATCACCTTCTGGGGTACCGTGGCCATGGGTCTAACCGCACTTGTGGGATATATGTTTAATGTGAGTGTTTAA
- a CDS encoding tyrosine-type recombinase/integrase: MENTDSITLSLELNKNHKNKRGQHSVRLFVFNSITKDKCYIKTPFKLLKADFEGAWLKKNSKAKFRNLRMEMLKFLDSVDSCILELGRFDKDEFKSVFYGNGPQKKDLKYYYDKKITDFTESGGLGTADQYQCSYKFIKKYNNDKVPEFNQITPKWLIKFDKHCTDKGLLTTSSIGMYLRCLKSIFNLAIHEGAVSNDKYPFGKFGYIIPKGENIKKALIKEQVQKLYESKSATPYQKMSKDFWFFSYLSYGLNLKDILMIKNKDLEEGFFYFERKKTLHTVKTRIPIKVYLTDFTKEVIRQYGDYNPDKPQDYVFDILNIDMNDMEKRKRKKNFNRKINQHFLKFANSIGIQENVSFSWARHSFATIAILSGVRFEVVSKRLTHTSVETTMLYFKGFEEETFQEINDKILDFSKKTDANDSSNLTKHLL; the protein is encoded by the coding sequence ATGGAAAATACAGATTCGATTACACTTAGTTTAGAACTTAACAAAAATCATAAAAATAAGCGAGGACAACACAGCGTTCGACTTTTCGTTTTTAATTCAATTACAAAAGATAAATGCTATATTAAAACACCCTTCAAACTTTTAAAAGCCGACTTTGAAGGAGCGTGGCTTAAAAAAAATTCTAAGGCAAAGTTTCGAAATCTTAGAATGGAAATGCTAAAATTCCTAGATAGTGTAGATTCATGTATCTTAGAATTGGGCAGGTTTGATAAAGATGAATTTAAAAGTGTTTTCTATGGAAATGGCCCCCAAAAAAAAGACTTAAAATATTATTACGATAAGAAGATTACTGATTTTACTGAAAGTGGTGGACTTGGTACAGCTGACCAGTATCAGTGTTCCTATAAATTCATAAAGAAATACAACAATGATAAAGTCCCTGAGTTTAATCAAATTACTCCAAAATGGTTGATTAAATTTGACAAGCATTGCACCGATAAAGGTTTACTTACAACTAGCTCGATAGGCATGTATCTAAGGTGTTTAAAGTCTATTTTTAACCTAGCTATTCACGAAGGGGCCGTCTCAAATGATAAGTATCCATTTGGAAAATTCGGTTACATTATACCAAAAGGTGAAAATATTAAAAAGGCATTGATAAAAGAACAGGTTCAAAAATTATACGAGTCAAAATCTGCAACTCCATATCAAAAAATGTCGAAAGACTTTTGGTTTTTTTCTTACCTCAGCTATGGACTTAATCTTAAAGACATTCTCATGATTAAAAATAAGGATTTAGAAGAAGGGTTTTTTTATTTTGAGAGAAAGAAAACACTTCATACTGTTAAAACTAGAATTCCCATAAAAGTATATCTCACAGATTTCACTAAAGAAGTTATAAGACAATACGGTGACTACAATCCAGATAAACCACAAGATTACGTTTTCGATATTCTGAACATAGATATGAATGATATGGAAAAACGCAAAAGGAAAAAAAATTTTAATAGAAAAATTAATCAGCATTTTTTAAAGTTTGCTAATTCAATAGGTATCCAAGAAAATGTTTCTTTTTCTTGGGCAAGACATTCTTTTGCTACAATTGCTATACTTTCAGGTGTAAGGTTTGAAGTAGTAAGTAAACGACTAACACACACTTCAGTGGAAACAACTATGCTATATTTTAAAGGATTTGAGGAGGAAACGTTTCAAGAGATAAATGACAAGATTTTAGATTTTTCGAAAAAAACTGATGCTAATGATTCAAGTAATTTAACAAAACATCTTTTATAG
- a CDS encoding ADP-ribosylglycohydrolase family protein: protein MKEYSGYDTKMNGQLIDDLRRTKNANTLYVTHYYFALNDRQDLIFYYNPQHYWDRRPINQIDKNVWDYLEHEAAIFMNFDPDKESSSKAIHNKTSHSTFFPETPKIGNHYSCLGSRIVSHHRHYYFLGDYGGCLKLNTKELTDYDITNLLQWAVMTKTPHYIKSISELKCFKTPIKSNSHTIIGAVIGDVIGSVFEWNNIKTTDFNLFNPKCDFTDDTVLTIAVTDCILDKKDFAKTIWEYGRKYRGRGYGGNFRNWLQEDNLKPYGSYGNGSAMRASAVGFAFDDLETVLQFAKQTAEVTHNHPEGIKGAQATATAIFLARQGKSKQEIRDYITSTFNYNLDFTLNEIRPTYNFDVTCQGSVPQAIVAFLESSDFENAIRLAISIGGDSDTIACITGGIASAYYKHISTEILDFVVDKLPNEYIEIMNKFDEQYDRKRMANA, encoded by the coding sequence ATGAAAGAGTATTCAGGATATGACACAAAGATGAATGGACAACTTATTGATGATTTGCGAAGAACGAAAAACGCAAATACACTTTACGTTACGCATTACTACTTTGCTTTAAATGACAGACAAGATTTAATTTTCTATTACAACCCTCAACATTATTGGGACAGACGACCAATTAATCAAATTGATAAAAATGTTTGGGACTATTTAGAACACGAAGCTGCAATATTCATGAATTTTGACCCAGACAAGGAAAGCAGCAGTAAAGCAATACACAACAAAACTTCTCACAGTACCTTTTTTCCTGAAACACCAAAAATTGGTAACCACTATTCTTGTTTAGGTAGTAGAATTGTTTCACACCATCGCCATTACTATTTTCTTGGTGATTATGGAGGTTGCTTAAAACTTAATACCAAAGAATTAACAGATTATGATATAACGAACTTGTTGCAATGGGCTGTGATGACAAAAACCCCCCATTACATCAAGTCAATTTCCGAATTAAAATGCTTTAAAACGCCAATTAAATCGAACTCACACACAATAATCGGTGCAGTGATTGGTGATGTAATAGGTTCAGTTTTTGAGTGGAATAATATTAAGACAACAGACTTTAATTTATTCAATCCAAAGTGCGATTTTACAGACGACACTGTCTTAACGATTGCCGTTACTGACTGCATACTCGACAAAAAAGACTTTGCCAAGACTATTTGGGAATATGGTAGAAAATATCGTGGACGTGGTTACGGTGGCAATTTCAGAAATTGGTTGCAAGAAGACAATCTGAAACCGTATGGAAGTTATGGCAATGGTTCGGCTATGCGAGCCAGTGCAGTAGGTTTTGCATTTGACGACTTAGAAACAGTATTGCAATTTGCAAAACAGACAGCAGAAGTAACCCACAATCACCCCGAAGGAATAAAAGGAGCACAAGCTACGGCAACAGCAATATTTCTTGCACGCCAAGGAAAATCAAAACAAGAAATCAGAGACTATATAACTTCAACTTTTAATTACAACCTTGACTTTACGCTTAACGAAATACGACCGACTTATAATTTTGATGTTACTTGTCAGGGTTCGGTTCCACAAGCAATTGTAGCATTCCTTGAAAGTTCGGACTTTGAAAACGCAATAAGACTTGCCATATCAATAGGTGGAGACAGTGATACTATTGCTTGTATTACAGGTGGAATTGCTTCGGCTTACTACAAACATATTTCGACAGAAATACTTGACTTTGTAGTGGACAAATTACCAAATGAATACATAGAGATAATGAATAAATTTGACGAACAATATGACCGAAAAAGAATGGCAAACGCATAA
- a CDS encoding PH domain-containing protein, with translation MGLFSSLLGNAGAVDKEQLAKEYEQLLTEHENIEIGFKLVRDTFIFTNKRLILVDKQGMTGRKIEYLSITYKSISRFSIETAGTFDLEAELKIWISSESNPSIQKKFNKGVNVYDVQKVLAKYVLQ, from the coding sequence ATGGGACTATTTTCTTCACTACTCGGCAATGCGGGAGCCGTTGACAAAGAACAATTGGCAAAAGAATATGAACAACTTCTTACAGAACATGAAAATATTGAGATCGGTTTTAAACTGGTTCGAGACACTTTTATTTTTACCAATAAACGCCTTATCCTAGTCGATAAACAAGGAATGACCGGTCGAAAAATTGAATATCTATCCATTACTTATAAGAGTATTTCAAGGTTTAGCATTGAAACAGCAGGTACCTTTGACTTGGAAGCGGAATTGAAAATTTGGATTTCCAGTGAATCTAACCCAAGTATTCAAAAAAAGTTTAATAAAGGTGTCAACGTTTATGATGTCCAAAAAGTGCTAGCGAAATATGTTTTACAATAA
- a CDS encoding IS630 family transposase: protein MEKIDLRSVSDQERGIIRRDAVKMIKRGDKKKDIALFYGVHVNTVRDWWKLYNKEGHKSLSYQKRGVKSEDRKLLNKDQEAAIQKMIIDVMPDQLKLDYALWTTRAVRDLIAREFSITIGRRAVGNYLNAWGFTPQKPKKRAYEQCSKKVQKWLDEEYPAIKEKAKQEKATIHWGDETGVKNNNHHGRSYAPKGKTPVKKHMSKRFSINMISTVTNQGLIQFMIYKENMNSDVFIQFLEQLIKSQETKVFLILDNLRVHHSKVVKKWAEENGETIELFYLPSYSPERNPDEYLNCDLKYGLSDKPAPKTQEKMKENLENHMKMLQNDSERVAKYFKHESIKYAA, encoded by the coding sequence ATGGAAAAAATAGACTTAAGGAGTGTTTCTGATCAGGAAAGAGGTATAATTCGAAGGGATGCTGTAAAAATGATAAAACGTGGAGATAAAAAAAAAGACATAGCTCTGTTTTACGGTGTTCATGTAAATACTGTTAGAGATTGGTGGAAGCTTTACAATAAAGAAGGTCATAAATCTTTGTCATATCAAAAACGAGGAGTCAAATCAGAAGATCGAAAACTACTCAATAAAGATCAAGAAGCTGCAATCCAAAAAATGATTATTGATGTAATGCCCGATCAACTAAAGTTAGATTATGCTTTGTGGACTACAAGGGCAGTAAGGGATTTGATAGCAAGAGAGTTTAGTATTACAATCGGAAGAAGAGCTGTCGGTAATTATCTCAACGCTTGGGGATTCACGCCTCAAAAGCCAAAAAAGAGAGCTTATGAACAATGTTCCAAAAAAGTTCAAAAATGGTTAGACGAAGAATATCCAGCAATAAAAGAGAAGGCAAAACAAGAGAAGGCAACTATTCATTGGGGGGATGAAACGGGTGTAAAAAACAATAATCATCATGGACGTTCCTATGCTCCAAAAGGAAAAACTCCTGTTAAAAAACATATGTCGAAGCGGTTTTCAATCAACATGATTTCTACAGTTACAAATCAGGGTTTAATTCAGTTTATGATATATAAAGAAAATATGAACTCAGATGTATTTATTCAATTTTTAGAACAGCTCATCAAATCGCAAGAAACCAAAGTATTCTTAATCCTTGATAATTTACGAGTCCATCATAGTAAAGTTGTAAAGAAATGGGCGGAAGAAAATGGCGAAACCATAGAACTATTTTACCTGCCATCATACTCACCTGAGCGAAACCCAGATGAATATCTGAATTGCGATTTAAAGTATGGACTCTCGGATAAACCGGCACCAAAAACACAAGAAAAAATGAAAGAAAATTTAGAGAATCATATGAAAATGCTTCAAAATGATAGCGAAAGGGTAGCAAAATATTTTAAACATGAGAGCATCAAATATGCTGCATAA
- a CDS encoding reprolysin-like metallopeptidase, with protein MKQFNFKKILFVVFAALISNFGFSQEGVSFWSSSEKETTSPQEVIFTKAIPEISSFLKLDLQGLKVSLENIPKRGLTKKSTTILGFPNAEGEIELYKVMEASVMTAELQSQFPMTRSFVGQGIDNPSAMLRFSLSEEKGLSSMVLSDKKTVFIEPYSENLGTYISYVNSASDPVEDDFKCHTESLMSESTISDEEYNTLKNADDGQLRTYRLALACTVEYSQFHGGTLPDVMAAMNTTMTRVNGIYERDLGLTMVMVRNESIIFLGPDTNSDPYTNNNGPAMLGQNQQVCDANIGPANYDIGHVFSTGGGGIARLRSPCTNDKAQGVTGQSSPTGDKFDVDYVAHEMGHQYGGNHTQNNNCNRSSVSVEPGSASTIMGYAGICAPNVQNNSDDYFNGDNLKEMWINISQGNSSNCGEKTPTGNLAPNVDAGPNYFIPKSTAFILKGSAIDENTDDVLTYTWEQSDATPAPMPPQSTSTVGPAFRSLSPTTSPDRFMPNFSTVLSGSLSSTWEVVPSVARTMIFLLTVRDNSILGGNSSSDQTVIRVVDTTPFEVQTPPTWAPGSTQTVNWTVGESNIAPINCETVTIYFSEDGIDFSTILAEEVPNSGSAEITLPNIENTTEARILVEAVDHIFYSVSDVFDVNTTQDFNINALNGDQSICNSDFASFEFEFITSNGFSETTTFTASGPNQANYNFTPASLDADGTFTLEVSNLLELNPANYTIDVIATSASITNSVSVNLNILNGACVSVANTDFATSTTGVIINDGETDILSNLDTGKPSGYSDFTDIITDLNINSDYELTVNANSDGNFQIITYVWIDWNQNCSFDDAGEQYDLGLSANLFNQPTSGSPLLFSVPSNAVLGNTTMRVTTKYTPNGANDFPLSCENGHDAEVEDYTINVETTLNQNSFALEDFSVFPNPSQGEFTIQFGTATSTAVQLKVFDIRGRTLVQKTYETSGQFNQTLDLHDLASGVYLLEVGDGSRSMTKKIIIE; from the coding sequence ATGAAACAATTTAACTTTAAAAAAATATTATTTGTCGTTTTTGCGGCATTAATTTCAAATTTTGGATTTTCTCAAGAGGGTGTGTCCTTTTGGAGTTCTTCTGAAAAAGAAACAACTAGCCCTCAAGAGGTTATTTTCACAAAAGCAATTCCAGAGATAAGCAGTTTTTTAAAACTAGACCTTCAAGGTCTTAAAGTAAGTTTAGAAAATATACCTAAACGCGGCCTTACAAAAAAGTCGACCACCATACTAGGATTTCCAAATGCTGAAGGCGAAATAGAATTATATAAAGTTATGGAAGCTTCGGTAATGACGGCAGAGCTCCAATCTCAATTCCCTATGACCAGATCTTTTGTAGGCCAAGGAATTGATAATCCCTCAGCAATGCTTCGGTTTAGTTTATCTGAGGAAAAGGGGTTAAGTTCTATGGTTTTATCCGATAAAAAAACAGTTTTTATAGAGCCTTACAGTGAAAATTTGGGGACTTACATCAGTTATGTTAATTCAGCTTCAGATCCGGTGGAAGATGATTTTAAATGTCATACAGAATCTCTAATGTCTGAGTCTACTATTTCGGATGAAGAGTATAATACTTTAAAGAATGCAGATGATGGCCAATTAAGAACCTATAGATTGGCTTTAGCGTGTACGGTTGAATATTCTCAATTTCACGGGGGCACTCTTCCTGATGTGATGGCAGCTATGAATACAACAATGACTCGAGTGAATGGAATTTATGAAAGGGATTTAGGTTTAACGATGGTAATGGTTCGGAATGAAAGTATTATTTTTCTTGGTCCTGACACTAATTCTGATCCTTACACCAACAATAATGGTCCTGCTATGCTAGGTCAAAACCAACAAGTTTGTGATGCTAATATAGGACCAGCGAATTATGATATTGGTCACGTGTTTAGTACTGGTGGTGGAGGTATTGCGCGTTTACGATCACCTTGTACAAATGATAAAGCCCAAGGAGTGACAGGACAATCGTCGCCCACAGGTGACAAGTTTGATGTGGATTATGTTGCCCATGAAATGGGGCATCAATATGGTGGAAATCATACTCAAAATAATAATTGTAATCGATCCTCTGTTTCTGTAGAACCAGGTAGCGCCTCTACCATTATGGGCTATGCAGGTATTTGTGCCCCTAATGTTCAAAACAATAGCGACGACTATTTCAACGGCGATAACCTTAAAGAAATGTGGATTAATATTTCTCAAGGGAATTCAAGTAATTGTGGAGAAAAAACTCCCACAGGAAATTTAGCTCCCAATGTCGATGCTGGTCCAAATTATTTTATTCCAAAATCTACAGCCTTTATTTTGAAGGGTTCTGCTATCGATGAGAATACAGATGATGTTTTGACTTATACTTGGGAGCAAAGTGATGCTACTCCAGCCCCTATGCCTCCTCAATCTACTTCAACGGTAGGCCCTGCTTTCCGGTCCTTATCACCAACGACATCTCCAGATCGATTTATGCCAAACTTTAGTACAGTGCTATCGGGTTCACTATCTTCCACTTGGGAGGTTGTACCATCGGTAGCTAGGACAATGATTTTCTTACTAACAGTAAGAGATAATTCTATACTAGGAGGAAACTCAAGTTCAGATCAAACGGTTATTAGGGTCGTAGATACTACACCATTCGAAGTTCAGACTCCACCAACATGGGCGCCAGGGTCTACCCAGACAGTTAATTGGACGGTTGGAGAAAGCAATATAGCTCCAATCAATTGCGAGACTGTTACTATTTATTTTTCTGAAGATGGAATAGATTTTTCTACTATTTTAGCAGAGGAAGTTCCTAACTCAGGATCTGCGGAAATCACATTACCAAATATTGAAAATACAACTGAGGCCAGAATATTAGTAGAAGCTGTAGACCATATTTTTTATTCTGTATCGGATGTTTTTGATGTCAATACCACACAAGATTTTAATATTAATGCTTTAAACGGTGATCAAAGTATTTGTAATTCAGATTTTGCTAGTTTCGAGTTTGAGTTCATTACTTCCAATGGATTTTCAGAAACAACTACGTTTACTGCTAGCGGGCCTAACCAAGCTAACTATAATTTTACCCCAGCCAGTTTGGATGCGGATGGAACGTTTACGTTAGAAGTGTCTAACCTTTTAGAACTTAATCCAGCAAATTATACGATTGACGTTATAGCAACATCAGCATCTATTACAAATTCTGTAAGTGTAAATCTTAACATCCTTAATGGAGCTTGTGTATCAGTAGCTAATACTGATTTCGCAACCAGTACAACGGGAGTTATTATTAATGATGGAGAAACAGATATTCTAAGCAATCTGGATACGGGTAAGCCTTCTGGCTACAGTGATTTTACAGATATCATTACAGATTTGAATATAAATTCTGACTATGAACTCACCGTTAATGCTAATAGTGATGGGAACTTTCAGATCATTACCTATGTATGGATAGACTGGAATCAAAACTGTAGTTTTGATGATGCCGGTGAGCAATATGATTTGGGTCTCTCAGCTAATTTGTTTAATCAACCCACCTCAGGGTCTCCTTTATTGTTTAGTGTCCCTTCCAATGCTGTTTTAGGAAATACGACTATGCGGGTCACGACAAAATATACCCCAAATGGAGCAAATGACTTCCCACTTTCTTGCGAAAATGGGCACGATGCTGAAGTAGAAGATTATACCATTAATGTAGAAACCACTTTGAACCAGAACTCTTTCGCTCTAGAAGACTTTTCGGTTTTTCCAAACCCAAGTCAAGGAGAATTTACTATTCAATTTGGCACTGCAACGAGTACAGCAGTCCAGCTGAAGGTGTTTGATATCCGAGGACGTACTCTTGTTCAGAAAACCTATGAGACTTCTGGGCAGTTTAATCAAACTTTAGATTTACATGATTTAGCGTCGGGAGTTTACCTCTTAGAGGTGGGTGACGGCTCTAGATCTATGACTAAAAAAATCATTATCGAGTAA
- a CDS encoding NAD(P)/FAD-dependent oxidoreductase produces the protein MNLSYWEYKSWLTNVDYTVVGSGIVGLNCALQLKRRFPKAKILVLEKGMLPQGASTKNAGFACFGSLSELLSDLNSHTEEEVVNLVKKRVDGLNLLRSTIGDSGLDYQVLGGYELFPEEGNLFEKCQSKMPEINRWLKPIFGADVFSFKTHDFGFQKVRDLCGFNQFEGQIDTGKMMEALLQKVQTLGIKILNQVDVKGYSEDQNSVKIETNAFTFTSANLLIATNGFASALGISNVQPARNQVLVTKPVNNLQIKGTFHLEEGYYYFRNIDQRILLGGGRHLDLKGETTTEMNSTTLVQEALEKLLEQTILPSVNFEIEHRWSGILGVHTQKKPILKQIGLRVFCGVRLGGMGVAIGSLVGRDLADMID, from the coding sequence ATGAATTTATCTTATTGGGAATATAAATCTTGGCTTACCAATGTAGACTACACCGTTGTGGGAAGTGGTATTGTAGGATTAAACTGCGCTCTACAACTCAAACGACGATTTCCTAAAGCTAAGATTCTTGTTTTAGAAAAAGGAATGCTCCCTCAAGGGGCGAGTACCAAAAATGCTGGTTTTGCCTGTTTTGGAAGTCTAAGTGAGCTCCTGTCCGATTTAAATTCTCATACTGAAGAGGAAGTGGTTAATTTGGTTAAAAAGCGTGTAGATGGCCTTAACCTCTTAAGAAGTACTATAGGAGACTCTGGTCTAGATTATCAAGTTCTTGGTGGTTATGAGCTATTTCCTGAAGAAGGCAATCTCTTTGAGAAGTGCCAGTCGAAAATGCCTGAGATCAATAGATGGCTTAAGCCTATTTTTGGGGCTGACGTGTTTAGTTTTAAAACTCATGATTTTGGATTTCAAAAGGTCCGAGACCTTTGTGGGTTCAATCAGTTTGAAGGGCAAATTGATACGGGCAAGATGATGGAAGCTTTGCTTCAAAAAGTTCAGACACTCGGCATTAAAATTTTGAATCAGGTAGACGTTAAAGGTTACTCTGAAGATCAAAATTCTGTAAAAATTGAGACGAATGCCTTTACGTTTACGTCAGCGAATTTACTTATTGCTACAAACGGCTTTGCTTCTGCCTTAGGAATTTCCAACGTGCAACCTGCAAGGAACCAGGTGCTCGTTACTAAACCTGTTAATAATCTTCAAATTAAAGGGACGTTTCATTTGGAAGAGGGTTATTATTATTTCAGAAATATAGACCAACGCATTCTTTTAGGTGGAGGTAGGCACTTGGATCTTAAAGGAGAAACGACAACGGAGATGAATTCTACTACTCTTGTGCAAGAAGCTTTGGAAAAATTGCTTGAGCAAACCATACTCCCCAGCGTTAATTTTGAAATAGAACACCGCTGGAGTGGTATACTTGGCGTTCACACCCAGAAAAAACCTATCCTCAAGCAAATTGGTCTTCGCGTGTTTTGCGGAGTGAGACTTGGTGGTATGGGCGTCGCTATAGGAAGTTTGGTGGGTAGAGATCTCGCCGATATGATAGATTAG
- a CDS encoding Lrp/AsnC family transcriptional regulator: MVSDLDIQIIKILKSNSRASFAEIGRKIALSPSSVRERIQNLEDLGVIKSYNIQLNHAMMGNGLEVFIMLKIFDGKLKYIISEITTYPEVQEVFRITGPYNIHMRVALRDQLHLQQFIDKLITYGSPTTHLILSELKIDSENSG; encoded by the coding sequence ATGGTTAGCGATCTAGATATTCAAATAATCAAAATATTAAAAAGTAATTCTAGAGCCTCATTTGCGGAAATTGGTCGTAAAATAGCTCTTTCCCCATCTTCCGTACGTGAACGGATTCAGAATTTAGAAGATTTAGGAGTTATAAAATCTTACAACATTCAATTAAACCATGCGATGATGGGGAATGGCCTAGAAGTTTTTATAATGTTAAAAATATTTGATGGGAAGCTTAAATATATCATATCAGAAATCACGACGTATCCAGAAGTACAGGAAGTCTTTAGAATCACTGGTCCTTATAATATACATATGCGTGTAGCACTTCGTGATCAATTGCATCTTCAACAATTTATAGACAAACTCATTACATACGGGAGTCCAACGACACACCTTATACTTTCTGAGCTTAAAATTGATAGTGAAAATTCAGGATGA
- a CDS encoding sulfite exporter TauE/SafE family protein has translation MDLTVLLILTVGVFIGFYVQTVIGFAGSLIALPILLLGMQLQDAIAYISIFYLFSSAFLITKEWKNIDKKIIFKLAITSVIGVILGITLLTYSKPIVLKKGLGVFILLYVAYVLYGKKKIKLNKGGVISFGVIAGFFSGLFSTGGPLYVICIENSVKDIKALRATMIGVLGLVTLTRVPALAVSGILKFSHLEMTLLVFPVFLFAQFLGKRTFIKINESGFKKLLMVLLCVSGLILIV, from the coding sequence ATGGATTTAACAGTTCTTTTAATCCTTACAGTCGGTGTTTTTATAGGGTTCTATGTCCAAACAGTCATTGGTTTTGCAGGGTCTTTAATTGCTTTGCCTATTCTTCTCTTGGGCATGCAATTACAAGATGCAATTGCATACATCTCAATTTTCTACTTGTTTTCAAGTGCTTTTTTAATTACCAAAGAATGGAAAAATATAGATAAAAAGATAATTTTTAAACTTGCCATCACTTCAGTAATAGGGGTTATTTTAGGAATTACATTGCTTACTTATTCAAAACCTATAGTATTAAAAAAGGGACTTGGAGTCTTTATTTTATTATATGTAGCTTATGTTTTATATGGTAAAAAGAAGATAAAGTTAAATAAAGGAGGTGTTATTAGCTTTGGAGTTATAGCTGGTTTTTTTTCAGGTTTATTTTCTACAGGAGGTCCTCTTTATGTTATATGTATAGAAAACTCTGTAAAAGATATCAAAGCATTAAGAGCAACTATGATAGGGGTTTTGGGGCTTGTTACCTTGACACGGGTTCCTGCGCTAGCTGTAAGTGGAATATTGAAATTTAGCCATTTAGAAATGACACTCTTGGTCTTCCCTGTTTTTCTATTTGCTCAATTTTTAGGGAAACGAACTTTTATAAAGATTAATGAATCTGGATTTAAAAAATTATTGATGGTTCTTTTATGTGTTTCAGGTCTTATTCTTATAGTTTAA